The following proteins come from a genomic window of Pieris napi chromosome 15, ilPieNapi1.2, whole genome shotgun sequence:
- the LOC125056400 gene encoding mediator of RNA polymerase II transcription subunit 11, whose amino-acid sequence MAGPMDRIQVLDEIEKDIITCLQCAAQALLELGKEKSSQKQAESNTSQFLRTLSQVESKLSDQINYLTQVSTGQPHEGSGYASQKVLQMAWHRLEHVRSWINELERLKASHLAASSRTVTGIPNGGTMTSSGTSTQ is encoded by the exons ATGGCTGGTCCTATGGATAGAATTCAAGTATTGGACGAAATTGAAAAAGACATCATCACTTGCCTGCAGTGTGCTG CTCAAGCACTTCTTGAACTAGGAAAGGAAAAATCAAGTCAAAAACAAGCAGAGAGTAATACATCACAATTTTTAAGAACACTCAGCCAAGTGGAGTCAAAATTAAGTGACCAGATTAATTACCTGACTCAAGTGTCTACAGGGCAACCTCATGAGGGTTCTGGTTATGCTTCTCAAAAGGTTTTACAAATGGCATGGCACAGATTAGAGCATGTTCGATCATGGATTAATGAATTGGAGAGGTTAAAGGCTTCACATTTAGCTGCAAGTAGTAGAACAGTTACTGGTATACCTAATGGTGGTACTATGACCTCATCAGGAACCAGCACtcaataa